A DNA window from Bacillota bacterium contains the following coding sequences:
- a CDS encoding type I restriction-modification system subunit M N-terminal domain-containing protein codes for MNHSEIVSFIWGVADLIRDTFKRGKYQDVILPLTVLRRLDCVLAPTKEKVLETQARFKGMLENLDPQLRRASGFAFYNTSRYDFEKLLADAPHLAANLRNYIAGFSPNMREVLERFDFDNTTSKLDEAGLLFKVLERFKNVDLHPDKVDNPT; via the coding sequence ATGAACCACAGCGAGATCGTCAGCTTCATCTGGGGTGTTGCAGACCTTATTCGCGACACCTTTAAGCGCGGCAAGTATCAGGACGTGATCCTGCCGCTTACGGTGCTGCGGCGCCTGGACTGCGTGTTGGCACCTACCAAGGAGAAGGTGCTGGAAACGCAGGCGCGCTTCAAGGGCATGCTCGAAAACCTCGACCCGCAACTGCGCAGGGCATCGGGCTTCGCCTTCTACAACACCTCGCGCTACGATTTCGAGAAGCTCCTAGCCGATGCGCCGCACCTCGCCGCCAACCTCCGGAACTATATCGCGGGGTTCAGCCCCAACATGCGCGAAGTGCTGGAGCGCTTCGACTTCGATAACACGACCAGCAAACTCGACGAGGCCGGACTGCTCTTCAAGGTACTCGAGCGCTTCAAGAACGTGGACCTGCATCCGGACAAGGTCGACAACCCGACGAT